One window of Mangrovibacterium diazotrophicum genomic DNA carries:
- a CDS encoding glycosyltransferase family 2 protein — translation MKISLITATYNSYPAINDCIASIANQTAKPEHLVIDGGSNDKTLETVKTAKIIAKYISEPDKGIYDALNKGIQMASGDIIGVLHSDDLLASDTILEKIALTFEETGADVLYGDLVYVDKEDTSKVIRFWKSQPFKTELLKRGWMPAHPTVFAKREVYQKHGLFDLSFKIAADYDLMLRIFKDSSLKYTYLPEVITRMRVGGASNKSVSNIIQKSKEDYRAMKKNGLGFPAWTLFCKNLSKIPQFFKR, via the coding sequence ATGAAAATCTCCCTCATAACAGCTACCTACAACAGCTACCCAGCCATAAATGATTGTATCGCTAGCATCGCCAATCAAACAGCAAAACCGGAACACCTGGTTATCGATGGCGGTAGTAACGATAAAACACTCGAAACAGTTAAAACAGCCAAAATTATTGCAAAATATATATCGGAGCCAGACAAAGGAATCTATGATGCCTTGAACAAAGGTATTCAAATGGCCAGTGGGGACATTATAGGCGTACTGCATTCAGACGATTTGCTGGCATCAGATACCATTCTGGAAAAAATAGCCCTGACTTTTGAGGAAACCGGTGCAGATGTGCTATATGGCGATTTAGTTTATGTCGACAAAGAAGATACTTCAAAAGTTATCCGTTTCTGGAAGAGCCAGCCATTTAAAACGGAATTATTGAAACGCGGCTGGATGCCCGCTCACCCTACCGTTTTTGCAAAACGTGAAGTTTACCAAAAGCACGGGCTGTTTGACTTGTCCTTTAAAATTGCAGCCGATTACGATCTAATGCTTCGAATTTTTAAAGATTCAAGCTTAAAATATACATATCTGCCTGAAGTCATTACTCGTATGCGGGTTGGTGGCGCTAGTAATAAGAGCGTTAGTAATATTATTCAAAAATCGAAGGAAGATTACAGAGCCATGAAAAAAAACGGACTAGGCTTTCCCGCTTGGACTCTATTCTGTAAAAACTTATCGAAGATTCCACAGTTTTTTAAGCGATAA